A stretch of Plasmodium chabaudi chabaudi strain AS genome assembly, chromosome: 14 DNA encodes these proteins:
- a CDS encoding coronin, putative, with product MVNDIPCIKNLYSDQWNTAFDDLQICTRITESCGIACSSEYIATPWQVQGGGVIGVIKLENMYRNPPVYKLKGHTSNILDIQFNPCYNEVIASSSEDMSIRIWEVCNKEDKSEEIKKSLCILNGHKKKVTIIDWNPLNYYILSSSSFDSTVNIWDIENEKKAFNISMPQKLTSLKWNNTGTLLTATCLNKKLHIIDPRQEKICTSFVGHTGGKCAKNIWIDGYSGNENYILSTGFSKNYMREIKLWDLKNISDPISTISIDNASAPLLPHYDESIGIIYVIGKGDGNCRYYQHSEGVLRKINEYKSCLPFKSFGFLPKQVCNIYKCEIGRIYKNENNKSIKPISFYVPRKNPNIFQEDLYPPIIKHDPNYSSKSWINGNNLEITRINIKDLTDADIKIYKKFKTVPKSMDSILIGDPCLDKRSFIIRQFTKRFTFFKKNNNIEFNNNLNISSESSFNINDSEQTEEKKKIKISIEDIDNDKNKSGEFSDRLKEEYVQTETIEFNKIEENTNSNKFLDTITCKKWFGKPN from the exons ATGGTGAACGACATTCCTTGTATCAAAAATTTGTATt cGGACCAATGGAACACTGCCTTCGATGATTTGCAAATCTGCACGCGGATCACCGAATCGTGTGGGATAGCATGTAGCTCTGAATATATAGCa acgCCCTGGCAGGTTCAAGGGGGAGGGGTAATAGGAGTCataaaattagaaaatatgTACAGAAACCCACctgtatataaattaaaaggaCATACATCTAACATATTAGATATTCAGTTTAATCCATGTTATAATGAAGTTATTGCATCTAGTTCCGAAGATATGTCTATAAGAATTTGGGAAGTATGTAATAAAGAAGATAAATcagaagaaataaaaaaatccttatgtatattaaatgGACATAAGAAAAAAGTAACAATAATTGATTGGAATccattaaattattatattttaagttCTTCTAGTTTTGATTCAACTGTAAATATATGGgatattgaaaatgaaaaaaaagcttTTAATATAAGTATGCCTCAAAAATTAACATCATTAAAATGGAATAATACGGGTACATTATTAACTGCAAcatgtttaaataaaaaacttcATATAATTGATCCGAGgcaagaaaaaatatgcacaaGTTTTGTTGGTCATACTGGTGGTAAAtgtgcaaaaaatatatggataGATGGATATAGTGGAAATgagaattatatattaagtactggtttttctaaaaattatatgagagaaataaaattatgggatcttaaaaatatatcagaTCCTATTAGTACAATATCTATAGATAATGCATCTGCACCTTTATTACCACACTATGATGAAAGTATaggaattatatatgtaattgGTAAAGGTGATGGTAATTGTCGATACTATCAGCATTCTGAAGGAgttttaagaaaaataaatgaatataagtCATGCTTACCATTTAAATCATTTGGATTTTTACCGAAACAagtatgtaatatatataaatgtgaaATAGgtagaatatataaaaatgaaaataataaaagtattAAACCTATATCCTTTTATGTACCAAGAAAGAAtccaaatatatttcaggAAGATTTATATCCACCTATAATTAAGCATGATCCTAATTATAGTTCTAAAAGCTGGATAAATGGTAATAATTTAGAAATTACcagaataaatattaaagacTTAACAGATgctgatataaaaatttataaaaaatttaagacCGTCCCCAAATCTATGGATAGTATACTTATTGGAGATCCTTGTTTAGATAAAAgaagttttattattagacAGTTTACTAAAAggtttacattttttaaaaaaaataataacattgaatttaataataatttaaatattagtTCTGAATcatcttttaatattaatgattCTGAGCAAACtgaagaaaagaaaaaaataaaaatttctaTTGAGGATAtagataatgataaaaataaaagcgGTGAATTTTCTGATAGATTGAAAGAAGAATATGTTCAAACTGAAACAATTgagtttaataaaattgaagaaaataccaattcaaataaatttttagaCACTATAACATGTAAAAAATGGTTTGGAAAACCTAACTAG
- a CDS encoding HSP20-like chaperone, putative produces MGNILCLIMLLHIFIFGSPTQQTNIPTVRWGQHSHKITLMVLIESISKQDVKFTENNIHISATNKHGEDVELTLDLLRPIIPEKCSYVHLERGLKLNILKKTQEPCWKRLTKEKKLNFLIKDKSFGDPNDCEDAKHTWLLDYMFYKRKTNPIKTDESAKKNDPVQDIINNLKDSQSHFSIHEF; encoded by the exons atgggAAACATCCTATGTCTGATCAtgttattacatattttcatatttggATCCCCAACACAACA AACAAATATTCCAACTGTTCGATGGGGACAACATTCCCATAAAATCACTTTGATGGTTTTGATTGAGTCAATTTCAAAGCAAGACGTTAAATTTACAGAAaa TAACATTCACATATCTGCCACAAACAAACATGGAGAAGACGTAGAATTAACCCTAGATCTATTGAGGCCAATAATACCCGAG AAATGTTCCTACGTTCATCTCGAGAGAGGATTAAAATTGAACATTTTGAAGAAGACTCAA GAACCATGCTGGAAACGTTtaacaaaagaaaaaaaacttaattttttaatcaaAGACAAAAGCTTTGGAGATCCCAATGA CTGTGAAGATGCAAAACATACATGGCTTTTGGATTACAT GTTttacaaaagaaaaacaaatcCTATCAAAACAGATGAATCagctaaaaaaaacgatCCAGTTCAA GATATAATTAACAATTTGAAGGATTCACAATCACATTTTTCTATACATGAGTTTTAA